TCTTTTGACAATAGCCTCTTCTCCTATACGTACAGTGATCTGACAAAGAGGCCCACTCCCTTTGACCTCTGAACCCACAGATATGGGAACCACCTTGCTTGACTCACTCTTGGTATGAGCTTTTCGTCCCTTGTGAATCTTTTCTGCTGGCTGTTGGATTTTTGAGACTTCTGTACGTGAGCTGGTTGTGTCCCACTTACTATGGGCATGTGTATGATCTTTTTGCGTATgctttttaagtgttttttgcAAAGTCTTATCCATTGCATGACTGCTCTCAGAAGGACATTTTCCATCCCCAGAGGGTGTCTTATCTCTTTGAACAATGACAGAGGATGGGAGTGCTGTGCTATGCATAATGACTGAGGGTTTGCTATGGCCAAATGTAATGACAGAAGAAACTGCTGTCTCTGGGCTTTTGACATTTTTGGTTTTGATGCTGCTGTTGCCAGAGAGATGTAAATCTGACCCTTCCTTCTCATTAACCTCTTCTGGTACCTCTTCCTGGGCTGTTGCCAGCTTCCTGCACTGCTCTGTGTCCATCTTGATCAGGAAACTCTCAGGATCAGGCTTAATGTCTTGGGGATGAATGTCCTTAAGGAAGGAATCCAGTTTACTGGGGCCCAGACTTGGAGGGAGGCTGCAGCCTAAAGGCAAAGGCAAGGTAGCTGATGGGTCAGGTTTGAGCAGTCCATCGGCCAAAGCTTGGTTGTATGTCTTATAGGGCCTTTTTTGAGAGCGCATGGGTAGTAGGCGGTAAAGTTTAAGTGCATTAACTTTCTGCTTATAGCCCCCATTGGCTGTCTTCTCACTTGAGATAAGGCCAGGACTAATGCCATGGAATGCCTTCTGGTGTGTCTTTAGGTTGTAGTAGGTAGGAAAGGCCTCCCAGCAAAATATGCACTGGTATCGCCTTTCACCAGTGTGCCACACCTCATGTTTGGTGCGGTACTCTGCAAGAGCAAAAACCTTGTCACAATAGTGGCATGGGTACTTCCGACGCCATGAGTGCACATTAGAGTGACGCTTGAGACTTGACAGAGTCATGTAGGAGCGTTCGCACACTGAGCAGAAGTAAATGATATGTCCATCAACAATCTTAACAAAGTGATCCTCATCCGTGAGGGCATCACTGTGAGACATTGCCCTGGCATGATGTCCTTGAAGGCCTCGTCCTTTCTTTATGGGTCGTCCAGGTCCTGTTTCTTGTCCAAGCTGTTCTGGCTCTGTTGCCTCATTTGTTTTCTCCACATTCCCCTCCTCCAAAGGTTCCTGTTTGGGCTGGATGGAGAAAGCTGGCAGTGCTTGCCGACAGGTGGCCTCATGGGACTGCAGTCTTTTATTATGGATAAAGGCTTTGCCACAATGGCGGCAGCTGAGAAGTCGTCCACCCCGATGAAGGcgcatgtgcacagtgagggaCGAGGCGGTGCTGAACAGACGGTGGCATACCCCACACAGCAGCTCCGGTTTTGGCACTGCTTGATAGGAGTCATGGAAGGATGGAGGAGGGAGGGTCaatggagagacagaagggggtgaaagaggaggagggcttgatgaagatgatggtggGTTTATACTGGGAAGAGGGAGGCTCAGTTCAACATGCAGACTGTTTCCTTTACGTTTTTTGCCTTTTGCGCTTTCAATGTCCTTTGTCACCTGACCTTGGTAGGCTCTTGCACTCAGGTTGAACAAGATATGTGCAGTCTCCGTTGTTGAGTGTTCTGGGTAGTCATTAGGAAGACTAGCTCCAGATGTCTCTCTTGAGTAGTCCATTTTAGCAGATGTGTGCAATGCAGATGTTGGAAAGTGGGGGCCACTGCCAGCCACAGAAAAAGACATAGTGGATTTGCAGTTCTTACTGACAGGTGCAGTCAAATCAATGGGGagagtggaggaggaagagcaggAAAGGTAGTCTGATTTTGATCCTTTGGACAATGGTTTGTCTCTAAGAGTTTCCTCCTTCCACGCAGTGCTATTCGAAGCATCTCTATCAAATGCTATAGAAGAGGAAGGGGGATGAATTATGGGACAGTGCTTTTGTGCAGAGAAACCAGGCAGTCCAGCGCTGATTGGAAAACTGAGAGATATCCTTGTTGTTTTGGTACCATCCACTTCATCTGTCCCTTCTCCCATCCTGTCTCCTcttatctgtttatttctgtgtttcatTTGAGTCTTTTCCTTTAGTACTTTGAGACACTTTTTCAGGCCACCCACTTCAAACAGACCCTTAAGGAAGCAAGATGCGTAAATGCAGTTCAGCAAGTTCAGAAGTACTGAACAGAGCGAGGTAATAGTTAGAACCGTGTCCACCACTGGAATGGAAGATTGGCAGGCATTCAAGGAAGGAGGAGAGTGAGTTGGAGAAAAGTTCAATCCTTGGATGTAGATGTTGTACACAGCGAAGATTCTTAGATGGATGTAAAATCGAGTCTTCTCATAGAGTGAAACAGGGCCAGCCAGGTGCTGTTCATTTAGCTCCAAGGGTACAATGCTGGTGTGGAGGGGGTGCCAGCCGTCCATTCTGGACACCATGACCCCACCCCCAAAcctgaaaaacagacagaaaagtatttaaataaGCTTGTCTGCAAGCATCTGATGAAGGCACAAAGATGATGAAAGCATTGCATCTCAAAAACCAAACTTAATTTTGAATAATGTCATTAAACAGtataaaacatgcatttcaattaaattaaaaataaacagcgTTAGTTTTAGTCATCCTCATTTTAAGTTTCAGTATTACAAAGTCAGAAAAAACTTAGCGATCAGTACCACTGTTCCACAGCAATGctttcacttctttttcttGAGTCCAATTGTATCATTCCCCagcttaaacaaaaatattgatgGTATATTTCTATAAACATGTGTAAGGCAGCATATGTTAAAGATTTGACAGAGAATGGtggtggcgtgtgtgtgtgtgtgtgtgtgtgtgtgtgtgtgtgtgtgctgggggtggggggggggggggggggtgtttaaATGATCCCTCTAATCCACCCTCTGTATATCATTTGAGGTAGAAACCCAAAGTTCAAGAACCACAACAATTTGCGTAGTCTTTTCTAGCAATCTAGCAATGTTCTAGCAATGTTCATCAAAATTTATGGGCTAGCTGGATTAATTctgtctttttatatatttaaacaagCATGTACACTTTATTTAAGTACTTGCAATTACGCTACACATGAAAAATCGCCAGTCATGTTTTTCTGCCTGTGTTTTAGCCATGCAGGCAGGCCTCTGTAAAATTCCACAAGCAGCCCTGAACACACTGAAACTAGGTCAGCACTGTTATtgcagagcgagagagcgagagagacggagagaggcGGTGAAAAAGAGCCAGGCCAGAGACAGGAAcagccaaacacacagacacacgcgcacacacacacacacacacgcacgctgcacacacacacacacacacacacacacacacacattaacagggacaagcacacacaagcacatactCTCTACCACAGCCATGCACACACCTAGCACTATTGGAAGGCGCATACCAACCGGTTTGCCTGTAAACAAGCCACCTGACAGGTAGTGTCACCAGAACACCACAAACATAGCCACTGACTGTGCAAAGGAAGGACCAAAAAATAGGGCTGTAATTATAGATGTTACATAATCTACAGCGACAGGAAGTGCACAAGAAGAAAAGCAAAACTTGTCAAGGCAAGCAGTAAATTTTCACTGTTTATCAATTGTATCAATTACATACATTAAAcatattgtgaaatattaaagaatAAGTGACCAACACTGCACCTGTTTCAATCCATGTGACCATGACAGGCTCAGAACAGGGAAAAAATGCTTACAAGGGGTTCCACATGTCAAAATTTGTTTTGTGCTATGGATGAGGAAATGCATCTGTCCCTGTTTCCGTCACCCTTTGTGCGTGACGCACACACTGCCTCTCAACAAGCCGTCCTTAGCTCAAGAGCCTGGCCAAGCGTGACAGGGGCTTTACCGCCACCCTCCCTTTCATCCCCAGCACTCCGGCTCCCCCCTACTCGAATATGCAACCTCCTGAAACAGTTAGAGAGACAAACATTCGAGGGACTGTCTGTACTACCCTTAAAAATGTCCTGTAAAAGTaatggaggaaaaaataaatattgatttatCTCTCTATGTCTTTCTATGTTTATTTGCATGTCATACGCAACTCATTAGCAACTGACAGAATAGGTTAGGAAAGAAGGAAATCTGTGAAGTGAAGTCATGTCGGTAAAGAAGAAGGTGCTCTTAGATTATGCGTAGATATCCTATATACTGCAAGGATGtttccatatttttatttagtcattAGTAATGAGACAAAACAGAACTCTGGAAAAGAGTAAACTATGAAGGCCTTTGGTTTCCATGAGGCCTGCAACTCCGGACTGGGCAGAGCCGGACTGTGAAATGGGGGCTGTGACTAGATCCTGAACTCTGAACAACCCCCCTGGCCAAAAAACATGGTTGAGCCAGCCAGAGGGAAGGGAGGAGAGGGGAGATGGTGGAAAAGAGTAGATTGGCAGTGAGGGGTGAGGAAGAACAGGGTGGGAGCAGGAGGTATGGATGGGTTAAGAGGTGGAAGAGGTATCAAATCCTGTCCTATATCTTTAAGATGCTCAGGTGCTGAACGTGTATCTCGATAGGCCATGCTCCAGCAGCTGTACCCATGGAAAAAGCCACGCTTGACATGGTCTGCAAGTGACTCCCATAATTCTTTAACTGCAAAAGTCAAATGAAACGGGTAGGAAGAGGATAAGATTGATACCAATGTCCATTTAGAGTTAGAGCTATTTTCCTAAGATCTTGCAGTTTAGAATAAACTTGGCAGGGAGTCCCAATAGATACTTCGTCATCATGTTATAATGGAAATCTGGAGGCTTCGTAAAGTCAAAATGCAACAATGCTAATCACCATTTGAGCAATGACAAGCtcaaatacagcaaaaaaaaaaacccacacccAGATAAATGTTTAGTAAATGAGAAAACTGTTCACTCCTACATCATGATCCCTCTGAGCCCCATGGCCCGTTTCAAACAGgctgtatgcaaaaaaaaaaaaaaaaaaaaaaaaaaagaacctggTGTACT
The sequence above is a segment of the Pangasianodon hypophthalmus isolate fPanHyp1 chromosome 12, fPanHyp1.pri, whole genome shotgun sequence genome. Coding sequences within it:
- the zbtb4 gene encoding zinc finger and BTB domain-containing protein 38 isoform X2; its protein translation is MVSRMDGWHPLHTSIVPLELNEQHLAGPVSLYEKTRFYIHLRIFAVYNIYIQGLNFSPTHSPPSLNACQSSIPVVDTVLTITSLCSVLLNLLNCIYASCFLKGLFEVGGLKKCLKVLKEKTQMKHRNKQIRGDRMGEGTDEVDGTKTTRISLSFPISAGLPGFSAQKHCPIIHPPSSSIAFDRDASNSTAWKEETLRDKPLSKGSKSDYLSCSSSSTLPIDLTAPVSKNCKSTMSFSVAGSGPHFPTSALHTSAKMDYSRETSGASLPNDYPEHSTTETAHILFNLSARAYQGQVTKDIESAKGKKRKGNSLHVELSLPLPSINPPSSSSSPPPLSPPSVSPLTLPPPSFHDSYQAVPKPELLCGVCHRLFSTASSLTVHMRLHRGGRLLSCRHCGKAFIHNKRLQSHEATCRQALPAFSIQPKQEPLEEGNVEKTNEATEPEQLGQETGPGRPIKKGRGLQGHHARAMSHSDALTDEDHFVKIVDGHIIYFCSVCERSYMTLSSLKRHSNVHSWRRKYPCHYCDKVFALAEYRTKHEVWHTGERRYQCIFCWEAFPTYYNLKTHQKAFHGISPGLISSEKTANGGYKQKVNALKLYRLLPMRSQKRPYKTYNQALADGLLKPDPSATLPLPLGCSLPPSLGPSKLDSFLKDIHPQDIKPDPESFLIKMDTEQCRKLATAQEEVPEEVNEKEGSDLHLSGNSSIKTKNVKSPETAVSSVITFGHSKPSVIMHSTALPSSVIVQRDKTPSGDGKCPSESSHAMDKTLQKTLKKHTQKDHTHAHSKWDTTSSRTEVSKIQQPAEKIHKGRKAHTKSESSKVVPISVGSEVKGSGPLCQITVRIGEEAIVKRSISETDLMRDKNPPSKDKKGSFLHGEQREPRHTHHHHRKHHGHRSSSQEESDSKLPGKVRKYFFRQEVREDRNDHDGEDNLWRPYYSYKPKRKALHMQKIKSWQRKMHYKRSLRLMKRAERLMNDVNTGGDGLEEEEKDEVKEEEKEVFHQKEIKDDTQPPCVPTITEEKEEEKGGPGKRDLSFSTALSQSTLNSQHTVSPIIKQRWSGDQASECGSCGRWFSSSRKRDKHELTHLFEFVCLLCRATFPSQTKLEEHQRTSHPKNKPLPTSASCNSESSSKENSMELEETSSVLNRRFLEKGSSARLGRRPLTRYTCSQCDKVCKTAAALNCHLKRHELGNTTETIQPVLDIQSHSTVVPEVDKVQRTDSDNTPRHAQPIPVINYLKSDSQHTQKQTGERNEEHQRLATGESPKLAAIDKIQSSHLSTVSSPVRLSPTPERSKVISPTLPSVLVMNGAECLDFRTPEKRSLDAQDQRRRSLTPTDRPNQVCQVQMAETFRTDADPSISTALQPVKESILSDQEVETQQHKEIHISDPSQEAAQEAQDLRVSRTACSIQAEDLSMPTILAREREFSQQTAYQYSTNKIRSTDDVMLIVPKEEPLSPVPSPTCSVIQTTHKGPPQRHPQSPSHSPRPLNLQLRSHLETNQAHQGTHSAEKQRSVLPTGSDHSSEPPSSRSVLHSQVPHSEPETKDSTSSRDLCRESGYPVQEYALPLIIPGGYCSGKKQEDQMLMSYPSAPLSFGALGKMVPHTDSTKLPFYPDPYQLLYGPQLLPYPYNLATLPMALNMMAPGDKVEPLPFLPTLFNYAAVGAPLPHPLVVNPSLYNSSSSTKRNSDNP